The Verrucomicrobiota bacterium genome has a segment encoding these proteins:
- a CDS encoding aldo/keto reductase, whose protein sequence is MKKITLSRRHFIGTAAAYTGLACFAPALQTLAVGKRTATDQVPLGKTGLMISRLGFGTGSNSGNIQFNLGKEEFIKLIRYAYDQGITYFDAAQSYKTFGWIGDAIKDLPREKVLIQSKIGGQPKDILAAIDNHRKTFNTDYVDSLLIHCMIKDGWTDGYKRIMDGFNEAKEKKWIRSKGVSCHSLPALRAANESSWTEVHLVRVNPQAVWIDGPEQAVNKSGDNIDPVMAELKAMHAKGRGIIGMKIIGNGQFTNAEDREKSIRFAMSRPEIHSVVIGFKSKAEIDEAIQRMNAALT, encoded by the coding sequence CGCCGTCACTTCATCGGGACTGCCGCAGCCTATACGGGGTTGGCCTGCTTTGCTCCCGCGCTCCAAACACTGGCCGTCGGCAAACGCACGGCAACCGACCAGGTACCCTTGGGGAAAACCGGACTGATGATCAGCCGGCTGGGATTTGGCACCGGCAGCAATAGCGGCAATATTCAGTTTAATCTGGGCAAGGAGGAGTTTATCAAGCTAATCCGCTACGCCTATGACCAGGGTATCACGTATTTCGACGCTGCCCAAAGTTACAAAACCTTCGGCTGGATTGGCGACGCCATCAAGGATTTGCCGCGCGAGAAGGTATTGATTCAGTCCAAAATTGGCGGGCAACCCAAGGATATCCTGGCGGCGATTGACAACCACCGCAAAACCTTCAATACCGACTATGTGGACAGCCTGCTCATTCACTGCATGATCAAGGATGGCTGGACGGACGGGTATAAACGCATCATGGACGGCTTCAACGAGGCCAAGGAGAAAAAGTGGATTCGGTCCAAGGGCGTGTCCTGTCACAGCCTGCCAGCGCTGCGGGCGGCCAATGAATCGTCCTGGACGGAAGTACATTTGGTGCGCGTCAACCCGCAGGCGGTGTGGATTGACGGCCCGGAACAGGCGGTTAACAAATCGGGCGATAATATTGATCCGGTGATGGCCGAACTCAAGGCCATGCACGCCAAGGGCCGTGGCATCATCGGCATGAAGATTATTGGCAATGGCCAATTCACCAACGCCGAAGATCGGGAAAAATCCATCCGCTTCGCCATGTCCCGCCCGGAAATTCACTCGGTGGTGATTGGTTTCAAGAGCAAGGCGGAGATTGATGAAGCCATTCAGCGCATGAATGCCGCGTTGACGTGA